A portion of the Colius striatus isolate bColStr4 chromosome 1, bColStr4.1.hap1, whole genome shotgun sequence genome contains these proteins:
- the SENP7 gene encoding sentrin-specific protease 7 isoform X5 — MSVSERCLTKTDDDLCKLTKASKEPEKNNFTFRRRELQKKENKNYDELEKRGRNMNSTPISQKEPGERKRRSSGLISDDCNAHIPEKSLLPSKEQRPSSSRCSGRSTPCEDGQGRRSDKVLETECILQPLKRDYKDAFTHKHLRPSDSCRKEPGSDSSLRNLSEKQLSATSEDLISPRVSTIRRLKMDTSEYLSKLRNRIYRGNRQLVSIDPIVLSSDDEDGPSEPQGTELLQDNITGSKETGQQSDFCYSAKQLEDKMGSPTEQFLSESIEDKCPVSLPSGSTPTKQMNPTLDVKFHSLYIGKFKWLSTGPARFTTKYITIPFQVALNKNIKLTVDTLDLRRFGLWKSDGGCSSTMFVFLWLSVDYLEKIETQLGKLVISKPSKSSEFLFLELSQPLTEWDQERLTELIMDVSKKNRAPDLPEFLSLKHALPLFKDLSPEESSFLSYGKDLFKQCLPKEKTSDAHEPAVQESKLKVSRPSYALANKQNSGCYSICLSSALNEEWREVRETGTVKNLIVYPPPPEKGGLGVTREDLECLEYGEFLNDVIIDFYLKYLLLEKVPKHLADRTHIFSSFFYKCLTRTEKNSEGDLKVSAAQRRHRRVRTWTRHINIFTKDYIFVPVNEESHWYIAVICFPWLEEAIYEEWPHQNSLRHQPQLSPLQSESENTPCGSPLAFSGNCNIEEVVDANRSLFSKDDNELGASASILDSGISKISLSNSKRQICKRPCILILDSLKAGSVQKTVQILREYLEMEWEAKRKTHREFNKSTMIGLCPRVPKQDNSSDCGVYLLQYVESFFQNPIVNFEEPLHLEKWFPRQLIRSKREEIRDLILQLHFQQHSGSSS, encoded by the exons GTCTGAGCGTTGTCTGACAAAGACGGATGATGATCTATGTAAATTGACAAAGGCTTCTAaggaaccagaaaaaaataatttcacttttaGAAGACGTGAACTGCAGAAGAAAG AAAACAAGAACTATGATGAACTGGAAAAGAGAGGCAGAAACATGAACAGCACTCCCATTAGTCAGAAGGAacctggggaaaggaaaagaagatctAGTGGCCTTATTTCTGATGATTGTAACGCACACATTCCAGAAAAATCACTTTTACCATCT AAGGAGCAAAGACCGAGTTCATCTAGGTGCAGTGGCCGCAGCACACCCTGTGAGGATGGACAAGGCCGCAGATCCGACAAAGTGCTGGAGACAGAGTGTATTCTTCAGCCCTTAAAGAGAGACTATAAAGATGCTTTCACCCACAAGCACTTAAGGCCTTCTGACAGCTGCAGAAAGGAACCTGGCTCAGACTCCTCTCTCAGAAATTTGTCAGAGAAACAACTTTCTGCTACCAGCGAGGACCTGATTTCACCACGAGTTAGTACCATCAGGAGATTAAAGATGGACACATCGGAATACTTGAGCAAGCTGCGGAACAGAATCTACAGGGGTAATCGGCAACTTGTTTCAATTGACCCAA TTGTCCTTTCCAGCGATGATGAAGATGGACCTTCTGAACCACAAGGCACAGAACTGCTGCAGGATAATATCACTGGCAGTAAAGAAACAGGCCAACAGTCTGACTTCTGTTACTCAGCAAAGCAATTGGAAGACAAGATGGGAAGTCCCACAGAGCAG TTTTTATCAGAGTCAATTGAAGATAAATGTCCTGTCAGCTTACCTTCTGGAAGCACACCTACAAAACAGATGAACCCAACCTTGGACGTTAAATTTCATAGTCTATACATTGGAAAATTTAAATGGCTCTCAACAGGTCCTGCTAGG TTTACAACCAAGTATATTACGATCCCATTTCAAG TGGCTCTTAATAAGAACATTAAGCTGACAGTGGATACCCTGGATCTGAGGAGGTTTGGCTTATGGAAAAGTGATGGTGGCTGTTCTTCAACAATGTTCGTTTTCCTTTGGTTGTCTGTGGATTATCTAGAAAAGATTGAAACCCAATTAGGAAAGTTAGTTATCAGCAAACCAT cCAAATCCAGTGAATTTCTATTTCTTGAACTGTCCCAGCCACTCACAGAATGGGATCAGGAAAGACTGACTGAACTGATTATGGATGTGAGCAAGAAGAACAGAGCACCAGATCTCCCTGAATTTTTGTCTTTGAAGCACGCATTACCCTTGTTTAAGGATCTTTCTCCTGAAGAGAGCTCTTTTTTGAGTTACGGTAAGGATCTATTCAAGCAATGTCTGCCAAAAGAGAAGACCTCAGATGCTCATGAGCCTGCAGTTCAG gaGTCAAAACTGAAAGTGTCCAGGCCTAGTTATGCCCTTGCAAATAAGCAGAACAGTGGTTGCTATTCTATTTGTTTGTCCTCTGCACTGAATGAAGAATGGAGAGAAGTAAGAGAAACAGGCACAGTTAAGAA TTTAATTGTTTATCCACCCCCACCTGAAAAAGGAGGACTGGGAGTCACAAGAGAAGACCTAGAGTGCTTAGAATATGGAGAGTTTCTCAATGATGTCATCATTGATTTCTATCTGAA ATACCTGTTGTTGGAGAAGGTGCCAAAACATCTTGCTGACCGTACACACATTTTTAGCAGTTTCTTTTACAAGTGCCTGACcaggacagaaaaaaactctGAGGGGGATCTCAAAGTTTC agcagcacagagaagaCACAGAAGAGTAAGAACATGGACTCGTCATATAAACATCTTCACTAAAGATTATATCTTCGTGCCTGTGAATGAGGA GTCTCATTGGTACATTGcagttatttgttttccttggttAGAAGAAGCTATATATGAGGAATGGCCCCATCAGAATTCATTACGTCATCAGCCTCAACTGTCTCCACTTCAGTCAGAGAGTGAGAACACTCCATGTGGTTCACCGTTGGCCTTTTCTGGTAACTGCAATATTGAAGAAGTGGTGGATGCTAACAGAAGTTTATTCTCAAAAG ATGACAATGAACTGGGTGCTTCTGCTTCCATCCTGGATTCAGGGATTTCTAAA aTCTCCCTAAGTAATTCCAAAAGGCAGATTTGTAAAAG GCCTTGTATACTCATCTTAGATTCTTTGAAAGCTGGTTCTGTGCAGAAAACAGTTCAGATTTTGAGAGA gTACCTTGAAATGGAATGGGAAGCTAAACGAAAAACACATCGAGAATTCAATAAATCAACAATGATTGGCCTGTGTCCCAGAGTGCCTAAGCAAGATAACAGCAGTGATTGTGGAGTCTATTTGCTGCAATATGTGGAAAGCTTCTTCCAG AATCCCATAGTTAACTTTGAAGAGCCACTGCATCTGGAGAAGTGGTTCCCTCGTCAACTGAtcagaagcaaaagagaagaaattcgAGACCTGATCTTGCAACTGCACTTTCAACAGCATAGTGGCAGTAGCAGCTAA